Proteins co-encoded in one Malus domestica chromosome 09, GDT2T_hap1 genomic window:
- the LOC103429388 gene encoding nifU-like protein 1, chloroplastic isoform X1, translating to MASLAATGFPKTPTPSSKIPGKSHRYPQFTCLKLHRLTSQRPIFLKTAISAESSSPGLYSAKQYELTVPNVDLVLEDVRPYLIADGGNVDVVSVEDGVVSLKLQGACGSCPSSTTTMKMGIERVLKEKFGDALKDIQQVFDEENKEITVELQMQAVNRHLDILRPAIKNFGGSVEVLSVEGGDCHVNYVGPESIGSGIKAAIKEKFPDIGNVVFTG from the exons ATGGCGTCTCTTGCAGCCACCGGGTTCCCCAAAACCCCAACGCCTTCTTCCAAAATCCCAGGTAAATCCCACCGATACCCACAATTTACATGTCTGAAACTGCACCGCCTCACCTCTCAAAGGCCGATCTTTCTCAAAACCGCCATTAGCGCCGAGTCTTCTTCTCCGGGACTCTACTCCGCCAAGCAGTACGAACTCACGGTTCCCAACGTCGACTTGGTTCTAGAGGACGTCCGTCCCTATCTCATCGCCGATGGCGGTAACGTCGATGTTGTCTCCGTGGAAGACGGCGTCGTTTCACTCAAGCTGCAAG GGGCATGTGGGAGCTGTCCGAGCTCAACGACCACCATGAAGATGGGAATCGAAAGAGTGCTCAAGGAGAAGTTTGGAGATGCGCTCAAGGACATTCAACAAGTCtttgatgaagaaaataaagagaTCACCGTTGAG TTGCAAATGCAGGCAGTGAATCGTCATCTGGACATATTGAGACCAGCCATAAAGAACTTTGGCGGGAGTGTGGAAGTGTTATCGGTTGAAGGTGGGGATTGCCATGTTAATTATGTGGGACCCGAGTCCATCGGATCAGGAATCAAAGCAGCAATTAAGGAGAAGTTTCCAGATATCGGCAATGTTGTGTTCACCGGATAG
- the LOC103429388 gene encoding nifU-like protein 1, chloroplastic isoform X2 produces MASLAATGFPKTPTPSSKIPGKSHRYPQFTCLKLHRLTSQRPIFLKTAISAESSSPGLYSAKQYELTVPNVDLVLEDVRPYLIADGGNVDVVSVEDGVVSLKLQGACGSCPSSTTTMKMGIERVLKEKFGDALKDIQQVFDEENKEITVEAVNRHLDILRPAIKNFGGSVEVLSVEGGDCHVNYVGPESIGSGIKAAIKEKFPDIGNVVFTG; encoded by the exons ATGGCGTCTCTTGCAGCCACCGGGTTCCCCAAAACCCCAACGCCTTCTTCCAAAATCCCAGGTAAATCCCACCGATACCCACAATTTACATGTCTGAAACTGCACCGCCTCACCTCTCAAAGGCCGATCTTTCTCAAAACCGCCATTAGCGCCGAGTCTTCTTCTCCGGGACTCTACTCCGCCAAGCAGTACGAACTCACGGTTCCCAACGTCGACTTGGTTCTAGAGGACGTCCGTCCCTATCTCATCGCCGATGGCGGTAACGTCGATGTTGTCTCCGTGGAAGACGGCGTCGTTTCACTCAAGCTGCAAG GGGCATGTGGGAGCTGTCCGAGCTCAACGACCACCATGAAGATGGGAATCGAAAGAGTGCTCAAGGAGAAGTTTGGAGATGCGCTCAAGGACATTCAACAAGTCtttgatgaagaaaataaagagaTCACCGTTGAG GCAGTGAATCGTCATCTGGACATATTGAGACCAGCCATAAAGAACTTTGGCGGGAGTGTGGAAGTGTTATCGGTTGAAGGTGGGGATTGCCATGTTAATTATGTGGGACCCGAGTCCATCGGATCAGGAATCAAAGCAGCAATTAAGGAGAAGTTTCCAGATATCGGCAATGTTGTGTTCACCGGATAG
- the LOC103444292 gene encoding uncharacterized protein: MQTLIATGSCCLRKFPNNNANWKHLLPSSRRPSCNLRNQTTTRNSSLKTTWPSISLALFASGFFLGPLIDGLQSRVDLVVYQNGSTNIGPLHTNVWVPVLLGLFYCTVGMFQLVLDERTSSKVQQVNQEKAFASLLSLVLFIELSAELYKAGIADNTEAYILFAGAEFLWFFLDRTWFGFLLASVIGLGCPLAEIPLMQFFHLWFYPQANVEIFGQGLVSWTLTCYFVYTLFLINFSRWLKSVIVDAADTEDKSS; this comes from the exons ATGCAAACCCTCATTGCCACGGGCTCTTGCTGTCTTCGCAAGTTCCCTAACAACAATGCCAATTGGAAGCATCTTTTACCGAGTTCTCGTAGGCCTTCCTGCAACCTTAGAAATCAAACCACAACAAGAAACAGCAGCCTCAAAACCACTTGGCCTTCCATCTCGCTCGCACTTTTTGCTTCGGGTTTCTTCCTCGGTCCGTTGATTGATGGACTCCAGTCAAGGGTTGATCTTGTGGTTTACCAAAACGGTTCAACCAATATCGGTCCTCTGCACACAAACGTCTGG GTTCCCGTCTTGCTCGGTCTGTTCTACTGCACTGTTGGCATGTTTCAACTAGTCTTGGATGAAAGGACCTCTTCAAAGGTTCAGCAAGTGAACCAAGAGAAAGCGTTTGCTTCTTTGTT ATCACTTGTGCTGTTTATAGAGTTGAGCGCCGAACTGTACAAAGCAGGAATCGCAGACAATACTGAAGCCTACATATTATTTGCAGGAGCTGAGTTTCTATGGTTTTTCCTTGACAGAACATGGTTCGGCTTCCTCCTCGCAAGTGTCATCGGCCTTGGCTGCCCGCTGGCCGAGATTCCGTTAATGCA GTTCTTCCACCTCTGGTTTTATCCACAAGCAAACGTTGAGATCTTCGGCCAG GGACTAGTGAGTTGGACACTCACTTGCTATTTTGTTTACACGCTGTTTTTGATCAATTTCTCACGTTGGCTGAAATCAGTGATCGTTGATGCTGCCGATACGGAGGACAAGTCCTCTTAA